In Nitrobacteraceae bacterium AZCC 1564, the following proteins share a genomic window:
- a CDS encoding ketosteroid isomerase-like protein (product_source=COG4319; cleavage_site_network=SignalP-noTM; cog=COG4319; pfam=PF14534; superfamily=54427) has product MRLSYAFFFILASLFTPAIAADDQSSQQEVVKTAAAFRENFDKQNSAGISALFTKDGVFVNPTGPHPDVAEFYEGAFKAGINQIEIAVKQATALGADTMIGIGEFQTSGKNASGAAIGDSGYWTAIYTRDGGAWKIRMLTALPKAPPPQ; this is encoded by the coding sequence ATGCGGTTGTCTTACGCCTTCTTTTTTATCCTGGCTTCGCTCTTCACCCCTGCAATCGCTGCTGATGATCAAAGCAGCCAACAGGAAGTGGTCAAGACGGCTGCTGCTTTCAGAGAGAACTTCGACAAGCAGAATAGCGCCGGCATTAGCGCGCTCTTCACCAAAGACGGTGTTTTCGTGAACCCTACGGGACCGCATCCTGATGTCGCTGAGTTTTACGAGGGGGCTTTCAAGGCTGGGATCAATCAAATTGAAATTGCGGTGAAACAGGCGACGGCGCTTGGCGCAGACACGATGATCGGAATAGGTGAATTTCAGACGAGCGGAAAGAATGCATCCGGCGCTGCTATTGGCGACAGTGGCTACTGGACGGCAATTTACACGCGCGACGGTGGGGCATGGAAAATCAGAATGCTGACCGCTTTGCCCAAAGCGCCCCCGCCTCAATGA
- a CDS encoding hypothetical protein (product_source=Hypo-rule applied), translated as MLPICIVIALYGAGVFALHDRAHIEIACIAAV; from the coding sequence ATGTTGCCGATTTGCATCGTGATTGCACTTTACGGCGCGGGTGTATTCGCACTGCATGATCGCGCACACATTGAGATCGCCTGCATCGCCGCCGTTTAG
- a CDS encoding hypothetical protein (product_source=Hypo-rule applied; cleavage_site_network=SignalP-noTM), giving the protein MRKLSVVIAAGAVAGAGLLAASGAKAADVIVGANGPLIEQVRTVCDEYGRCYQTRGGRRVIIEDSYGYAPRYRYEESYGYVPRDRYYGYRDYDRPRAGFGIEAPGVSVDVGVGSGY; this is encoded by the coding sequence ATGCGGAAACTCAGTGTGGTTATTGCAGCAGGCGCTGTAGCGGGCGCCGGGTTGCTCGCGGCGAGTGGCGCTAAGGCAGCCGATGTTATCGTTGGCGCAAATGGGCCGCTCATTGAACAGGTGCGGACGGTTTGCGATGAATACGGGCGCTGTTATCAAACGCGCGGTGGCCGGCGTGTGATCATCGAAGACTCGTATGGTTACGCCCCACGCTACCGTTATGAAGAATCGTATGGTTACGTCCCACGCGACCGTTATTATGGGTATCGGGACTATGATCGGCCCCGCGCGGGCTTTGGCATTGAGGCTCCCGGAGTGAGCGTGGATGTGGGAGTTGGCAGCGGGTACTAA
- a CDS encoding hypothetical protein (product_source=Hypo-rule applied), giving the protein MTLAGLVSPSRPVLGCGGFFRSASHGTFVLTDTTARFLFKFTLAVRGATALHEISLLPRRS; this is encoded by the coding sequence ATGACGCTGGCTGGCTTGGTTTCGCCGTCGCGGCCCGTCTTGGGCTGTGGCGGCTTTTTCCGTTCGGCCAGCCACGGTACCTTCGTTTTAACGGATACAACCGCAAGATTTCTTTTCAAGTTCACATTGGCGGTCCGTGGCGCCACAGCACTGCACGAGATATCGCTATTGCCACGGCGATCATGA
- a CDS encoding dienelactone hydrolase (product_source=COG0412; cath_funfam=3.40.50.1820; cog=COG0412; pfam=PF01738; superfamily=53474), with amino-acid sequence MTPSGPIPTFASRIRGKQCSERQIRSTRAGIFSALICMFASGLAAVAEADDRAADRAFWPAEAIMRGATIAPDLTFPEKAQLSADDLQRRTTLLKPHGEGPFPAIVMVHQCAGLNPAVMANAREALAQKYVVLMIDSLGPRNVTTVCYGPQNGVNFFRGVRDALQATEHLRGLPYVDKTRIALVGFSWGAMVGLMTSSQHYASAALTNAAPFAAVVSFYPGCFKITPPNGRPPFEILNADIKRPLLVLMGEADTETPAGECVSKLEAAKRAGAPVEWHVYPQTTHCWDCRTLDGLTKTDMRGNRVDYHFSSSATKDGRSRMFEFLARTMPKG; translated from the coding sequence ATGACACCTAGCGGACCGATTCCAACGTTCGCATCCCGAATTCGCGGCAAGCAGTGTAGCGAACGTCAAATCCGCTCCACGAGGGCCGGGATTTTCTCTGCATTGATCTGCATGTTCGCGTCGGGTCTCGCCGCCGTGGCGGAAGCGGACGACCGCGCGGCGGACAGAGCCTTCTGGCCGGCGGAGGCGATCATGCGCGGGGCGACGATCGCGCCGGACCTGACATTTCCCGAAAAGGCGCAGCTCAGTGCGGACGACCTGCAGCGGCGCACGACGCTGCTGAAGCCGCATGGCGAGGGGCCCTTCCCCGCCATCGTCATGGTGCATCAATGCGCAGGGCTCAATCCTGCCGTGATGGCCAACGCCCGCGAGGCGCTGGCGCAGAAATACGTGGTGCTGATGATCGACAGTCTCGGCCCGCGTAACGTGACGACCGTGTGTTACGGCCCGCAGAACGGCGTGAACTTCTTCCGCGGCGTGCGCGATGCACTGCAGGCGACCGAGCATCTGCGCGGCTTGCCTTACGTCGACAAGACGCGCATTGCGCTGGTCGGCTTCTCATGGGGCGCGATGGTGGGACTGATGACGTCGAGCCAGCACTACGCGTCCGCAGCGCTGACGAACGCTGCGCCCTTCGCCGCGGTGGTGAGTTTCTATCCAGGTTGTTTCAAAATCACGCCGCCGAACGGCCGGCCGCCATTCGAGATCCTCAACGCCGACATCAAGCGCCCACTGCTCGTGCTGATGGGCGAAGCGGACACCGAGACGCCCGCAGGCGAATGCGTGAGCAAACTGGAAGCCGCAAAGCGCGCCGGCGCGCCGGTGGAGTGGCACGTCTATCCGCAAACCACGCACTGCTGGGATTGCCGTACCCTCGACGGGCTGACCAAGACCGACATGCGCGGCAATCGTGTCGATTACCACTTCTCGTCCTCGGCGACGAAAGACGGGCGAAGCCGCATGTTCGAATTTCTCGCCCGCACGATGCCAAAGGGGTGA
- a CDS encoding CHAT domain-containing protein (product_source=COG4995; cath_funfam=1.20.5.170,1.25.40.10; cog=COG4995; pfam=PF12770,PF13424; smart=SM00028; superfamily=48452), with amino-acid sequence MPQLRSSELARWCLTSLSVSVFTSPFRGLQGIGPRASGALFGALALLAAQPAFAELSKEKAIEQCRMSVGKPIVMACMRASGGMASLEACRVKATPKVKACVMAALMAANRRANVAVAVPTEAAPKLAPGMALPAGFVAPPRTISDITAILDSEKPDLKKIEETKADADAQPTGKESKQELAQFYYDRSNARGDLGRVAEAIADANKALEVGQGVISPNLKGRIIFLAGLNYMAAGDPKKALDLYLRQLREVAGQPGAKGYLFGANRQIAGLLIQTGDLAQADAYVRKNASAIQEARTSGIPQWRASYAKFGQSWEAEIELGRAMMAEARGQYADAEGAYRLTEQRRRAAMKVLLEADNAPSESVLLQGIDFTVQKQARMKARQGRLAEAEADARRALLSRLKDNGKYHPQTPRYIAGLGAILVEQGRYDEAEKLMRVALEINETLGTAPDAQSTVELMAQLAGVLNLQRKRTEAASMFDRIDQATAKWEPARRQVYELNPARILSLYASGQVETGVAAAEQLVKKLAARVGENHFDTASARGALAAGLMRAGRNEDAAREFKAAIPIMLTGARENADDENTTVVAARTLRLQNTVESYFFLLTRGGAAAGDVGEETFALADAVRGQSVQQALAASSARAAAKDPKLADLVRKEQDLSKQVNAQLGTLNNVLSLPSGERDEKGVQAINASINALRTERNKARQEINQKFPAYADLVSPKPPSVAEIRALLADGEAMLSFYFGQSGSFVWAVPKSGPVAFAQIKAQSGEIESKVRKLREALEPQAAMISDIPPFDLALAHELYALLLQPVESGWKGAKNLVVVTNGALGLLPLSLLPTAPASVKQDDDPLFADYRNVPWLARTHAVTTVPSAAALRTLRQLPPGKPDRGELVAFGDPFFNTDQQAEAQDETKVQIAANDTTPRSAENVMRGVPLKRRSSPKLEGVDSAELALLPRLPDTSEELKSIALALQADPSQVLHLGKGATEGAVKTMNLSGFKVLAFATHGLVPGELNGLTQPALALSSPKVTGEDGDGLLTMEEILGLKLDADWVVLSACNTGTGAGAGAEAASGLGRAFFYAGTRALLVTNWSVHSQSARELVTDLFKRQAADAKLPRSEALRQAMMALVDGPGYLNAEGKTEFAYAHPLFWAPYTIIGDGGVR; translated from the coding sequence ATGCCTCAGCTCCGGTCATCCGAGCTTGCACGATGGTGCCTCACATCTCTGTCCGTCTCCGTTTTCACGTCTCCTTTCCGGGGCTTGCAGGGGATCGGCCCTCGCGCGTCGGGCGCTCTTTTTGGCGCTCTCGCCCTGCTTGCCGCGCAGCCGGCGTTTGCTGAACTCTCCAAGGAAAAGGCGATTGAACAATGCCGCATGAGCGTCGGCAAACCGATCGTCATGGCGTGCATGCGGGCGAGCGGCGGCATGGCGAGCTTAGAGGCCTGCCGCGTGAAGGCGACGCCAAAGGTGAAGGCCTGCGTGATGGCGGCGCTGATGGCCGCGAACCGCCGCGCCAATGTCGCCGTCGCCGTTCCGACTGAAGCCGCGCCGAAGCTCGCGCCTGGCATGGCGCTGCCGGCCGGCTTTGTCGCGCCGCCGCGCACCATCTCCGATATCACCGCCATTCTCGACAGCGAAAAGCCGGACCTGAAGAAGATCGAAGAGACCAAGGCGGACGCGGACGCGCAGCCGACCGGCAAGGAATCGAAGCAGGAGCTCGCGCAGTTCTATTACGACCGCAGCAACGCGCGCGGCGACCTCGGCCGCGTGGCGGAAGCAATCGCGGACGCCAACAAGGCGCTGGAAGTAGGCCAAGGCGTGATCTCGCCCAATCTCAAGGGCCGCATCATCTTTCTTGCGGGCTTAAATTACATGGCCGCGGGTGACCCCAAGAAGGCGCTCGACCTTTATCTGCGCCAGTTGCGGGAGGTCGCGGGCCAGCCAGGCGCGAAGGGTTATCTGTTCGGCGCCAACCGGCAGATCGCGGGTCTGCTCATTCAAACGGGCGATCTCGCCCAGGCCGATGCCTATGTGCGGAAAAACGCAAGCGCGATCCAGGAAGCGCGCACCTCTGGCATCCCTCAATGGCGCGCCTCCTACGCCAAGTTCGGCCAGAGCTGGGAAGCCGAGATCGAACTTGGCCGCGCCATGATGGCCGAGGCACGCGGACAGTACGCTGATGCTGAGGGGGCTTATCGCCTGACCGAACAGCGCCGCCGCGCCGCCATGAAGGTCCTGTTAGAGGCGGACAACGCGCCCTCGGAATCCGTGCTGCTGCAGGGCATCGACTTCACGGTGCAGAAGCAGGCGCGGATGAAGGCGCGGCAGGGGCGGCTTGCGGAAGCGGAGGCCGATGCCCGGCGCGCGCTGCTCTCGCGATTGAAGGACAACGGCAAGTATCACCCGCAAACGCCGCGCTATATCGCGGGGCTCGGCGCCATCCTTGTGGAGCAAGGCCGCTACGATGAAGCCGAGAAGTTGATGCGTGTGGCGCTCGAGATCAACGAGACGCTGGGCACCGCGCCCGACGCGCAGTCCACCGTCGAACTGATGGCACAGCTGGCCGGCGTGCTGAACCTGCAGCGCAAGCGCACGGAAGCAGCAAGCATGTTTGACCGTATCGACCAGGCCACCGCGAAGTGGGAGCCCGCGCGCCGGCAGGTGTACGAACTCAATCCGGCGCGCATTCTCTCGCTTTACGCATCGGGGCAGGTCGAGACCGGTGTCGCCGCCGCCGAACAGCTGGTGAAGAAGCTGGCGGCGCGGGTCGGCGAAAACCATTTCGACACGGCGTCCGCGCGCGGCGCGCTGGCCGCGGGCCTGATGCGGGCCGGCCGCAATGAAGATGCCGCGCGCGAGTTCAAGGCCGCGATCCCGATCATGCTGACGGGCGCGCGCGAGAACGCGGATGATGAAAACACCACGGTGGTGGCTGCGCGCACGCTGCGCCTGCAGAACACGGTGGAGAGCTACTTCTTCCTGCTCACGCGCGGTGGTGCGGCGGCCGGTGATGTGGGCGAGGAGACGTTTGCGCTGGCGGATGCCGTGCGCGGCCAGTCGGTGCAGCAGGCCTTGGCGGCGTCGAGCGCGCGTGCTGCGGCGAAGGATCCGAAGCTCGCCGATCTCGTGCGCAAGGAGCAGGACCTTTCCAAGCAGGTCAACGCCCAGCTCGGCACATTGAATAACGTGCTCTCGCTGCCGTCCGGCGAGCGCGACGAGAAGGGCGTGCAGGCGATCAACGCCTCCATCAACGCGCTGCGCACCGAGCGCAACAAGGCGCGGCAGGAGATCAACCAGAAATTCCCGGCCTATGCGGATCTGGTTTCGCCCAAGCCGCCGTCGGTGGCCGAGATCCGTGCGCTGCTTGCGGATGGCGAGGCGATGCTCTCGTTCTATTTCGGGCAGAGCGGCAGCTTCGTGTGGGCCGTGCCGAAGAGCGGACCGGTCGCGTTCGCGCAGATCAAGGCGCAAAGCGGCGAGATCGAGAGCAAGGTACGCAAGCTGCGCGAGGCGCTGGAGCCGCAGGCTGCGATGATCTCGGACATTCCGCCGTTCGATCTCGCGCTCGCGCATGAGCTTTATGCGCTGCTGCTGCAGCCGGTGGAAAGCGGCTGGAAGGGCGCGAAGAATCTCGTCGTCGTCACCAACGGCGCACTCGGCCTGTTGCCGCTGTCGCTGCTACCGACTGCGCCCGCGAGCGTGAAGCAGGACGATGATCCGCTGTTTGCGGACTATCGCAATGTGCCGTGGCTCGCGCGCACCCATGCGGTGACCACGGTGCCGTCGGCGGCGGCGCTGCGCACGCTGCGGCAATTGCCGCCGGGCAAGCCTGACCGCGGCGAGCTGGTGGCGTTCGGCGATCCGTTCTTCAACACCGATCAGCAGGCGGAGGCCCAGGACGAAACGAAAGTGCAAATCGCGGCCAATGACACCACGCCACGCAGCGCGGAAAACGTAATGCGCGGCGTGCCGCTGAAGCGGCGCAGCAGTCCGAAATTAGAGGGCGTGGACAGCGCCGAGCTTGCGTTGTTGCCGCGCCTGCCCGACACCTCGGAAGAATTGAAGTCCATCGCGCTCGCGTTGCAGGCGGACCCCTCACAAGTGCTGCATCTCGGCAAGGGCGCCACTGAGGGCGCGGTGAAGACCATGAACCTCTCCGGTTTCAAGGTGCTAGCGTTTGCCACCCACGGCCTGGTGCCGGGTGAACTCAATGGCCTGACGCAGCCGGCGCTCGCCTTGTCATCGCCCAAGGTGACGGGCGAAGACGGCGATGGCCTCTTGACCATGGAGGAGATCCTCGGTCTCAAGCTCGATGCCGACTGGGTCGTGCTCTCGGCGTGCAACACCGGCACGGGCGCAGGCGCGGGTGCGGAAGCCGCGTCCGGTCTTGGCCGCGCGTTCTTCTATGCCGGCACGCGCGCGCTGCTGGTGACCAACTGGTCGGTGCATTCGCAGTCCGCCCGCGAACTGGTGACGGACCTGTTCAAGCGGCAGGCGGCGGATGCGAAGCTGCCGCGCAGCGAAGCGCTGCGGCAGGCGATGATGGCGCTGGTGGATGGTCCGGGTTATCTCAACGCCGAAGGCAAGACCGAATTCGCCTATGCGCATCCGCTGTTCTGGGCGCCGTACACCATCATTGGTGATGGCGGTGTGCGATGA
- a CDS encoding hypothetical protein (product_source=Hypo-rule applied; cleavage_site_network=SignalP-noTM; superfamily=81296) has product MMRHVLNVFLAAAVLLAIPFRAEAGQKLITDEEAKLPPPKGAVATERRGILRGPKVVFAGPSDQTRSPIRLVLKFESFGDAKIDANSVKVTYLRTPNVDLTSRMKQYVQASGIDMPDAELPPGEYMVRVDLKDSDGRPASTSFTLKIAP; this is encoded by the coding sequence GTGATGAGACATGTGTTGAACGTCTTTCTTGCCGCCGCCGTGCTGCTCGCCATTCCATTCCGCGCTGAGGCCGGGCAGAAGCTGATTACGGACGAAGAGGCCAAGCTGCCGCCGCCCAAGGGCGCGGTGGCAACGGAGCGGCGCGGCATCTTGCGCGGGCCGAAGGTGGTGTTTGCCGGGCCGAGCGATCAGACACGTTCGCCGATCCGTCTTGTGCTCAAGTTCGAGTCTTTCGGCGACGCCAAGATCGATGCCAACTCGGTCAAGGTCACCTATCTGCGTACGCCGAATGTGGACCTGACCTCGCGCATGAAGCAATATGTGCAAGCGAGCGGCATCGATATGCCGGACGCTGAACTTCCGCCGGGCGAGTATATGGTGCGTGTGGACCTGAAGGACAGCGACGGCCGGCCCGCGAGTACGAGTTTCACTTTGAAGATTGCCCCCTAA
- a CDS encoding hypothetical protein (product_source=Hypo-rule applied; superfamily=82919), producing the protein MICPYCLKENADEVLVCVTCSRDIAVPATLIAERDDLLKKRDAAREELQRAMAELAMFKTKQRKRSA; encoded by the coding sequence ATGATCTGCCCATACTGCCTGAAAGAGAATGCGGACGAGGTGCTGGTCTGCGTCACCTGCTCGCGCGACATCGCGGTGCCCGCGACGCTGATCGCCGAGCGCGATGATCTCCTCAAGAAGCGCGACGCCGCCCGCGAAGAGCTGCAGCGGGCGATGGCGGAGCTTGCCATGTTCAAGACCAAACAGCGCAAAAGGTCTGCCTGA
- a CDS encoding hypothetical protein (product_source=Hypo-rule applied; transmembrane_helix_parts=Inside_1_63,TMhelix_64_86,Outside_87_95,TMhelix_96_116,Inside_117_122,TMhelix_123_145,Outside_146_164,TMhelix_165_187,Inside_188_226,TMhelix_227_249,Outside_250_254) has translation MECPFCAETIRDEAIACKHCSRDLRVVRPVLLEIEELVRDLDRIRSALDRTNARLERYHHPVRFFLTHCALYVLIPVLLLLVAHSVVTIVLDVSQLWLRIASLVIPMLFGFLSFPLHKLRAGGAALLALLTAAFSVTGMLTATGLHDHVPILPGPWIEWREVLEYSSSIFLAFICGNIIGLMIFEVLPRTLGQGGKPNAAAFRAARLLGQHVGEETLRRRARLIQDLMQTAGPMIGVAATAIGSAYTGLKGIVG, from the coding sequence ATGGAATGTCCGTTCTGCGCCGAAACGATCCGGGACGAGGCGATCGCGTGCAAGCATTGCTCGCGCGATCTGCGCGTGGTGCGTCCCGTCCTGCTTGAGATCGAGGAGCTGGTCCGCGATCTCGACCGCATCCGCAGCGCGCTCGACCGCACCAATGCGCGGCTGGAGCGTTATCATCATCCGGTGCGTTTCTTCCTCACGCATTGTGCGCTGTATGTGCTGATCCCGGTGCTGCTGCTGCTCGTCGCGCACAGCGTCGTCACCATCGTGCTCGATGTCTCGCAGCTGTGGCTGCGCATCGCCTCGCTCGTCATCCCGATGCTGTTCGGGTTTTTAAGCTTCCCGCTGCACAAGCTGCGCGCCGGCGGCGCGGCGCTGCTGGCTCTGCTCACCGCAGCCTTCAGCGTCACCGGCATGCTCACGGCCACGGGGCTGCACGATCATGTGCCGATCCTGCCGGGGCCGTGGATCGAATGGCGCGAGGTGCTGGAATATTCCTCCAGCATTTTCCTGGCGTTCATCTGCGGCAACATCATCGGCCTCATGATCTTCGAAGTGCTGCCGCGTACGCTGGGGCAGGGCGGCAAACCCAACGCCGCCGCCTTCCGCGCCGCGCGACTGTTGGGTCAGCATGTCGGCGAAGAAACCCTTCGCCGCCGCGCGCGGCTGATCCAGGACTTGATGCAGACCGCAGGCCCGATGATCGGCGTCGCCGCCACCGCGATCGGCTCGGCCTACACGGGGCTGAAGGGGATTGTGGGGTGA
- a CDS encoding hypothetical protein (product_source=Hypo-rule applied; cleavage_site_network=SignalP-noTM; transmembrane_helix_parts=Outside_1_3,TMhelix_4_26,Inside_27_61), whose translation MKIPAVFLSLSLALIFLTGPSLAGTYEQCERIASKRYQGTDATAYRAKERFIKSCMMAQKK comes from the coding sequence GTGAAAATACCTGCAGTATTTTTATCATTGTCTCTCGCGTTGATTTTCCTGACTGGTCCATCGCTGGCGGGAACCTACGAGCAGTGTGAACGCATCGCTTCAAAGCGTTATCAGGGCACCGATGCAACCGCCTACAGAGCGAAAGAGCGATTCATTAAGAGCTGTATGATGGCCCAAAAGAAATAA
- a CDS encoding energy-coupling factor transporter ATP-binding protein EcfA2 (product_source=COG1122; cath_funfam=3.40.50.300; cog=COG1122; pfam=PF13304; smart=SM00382; superfamily=52540): MKLIRFRVTNFRSVKDSGWLDVEAVTALIGVNESGKTNLLLPLWKLNPARDGELQPTSDYPKTMFGEIRDAPSKYQFVEAEFECGPISAVIAKAAGLSIEEARTVIVARSYDGTYSISFPNHAPTREKPKHVIADALTALINDVQAAKALKQEEELQAEIIRRLRQAEEGLPAAQKLDAQQLTDLRNSLASLIPENPAKTSVIVPMVQQQVDALNEDIAKITAELPSQKAGVLEAVTPALPKFVYYSNYGNLDSEIYLPHVVQNLERKDLGAKEAAKARTLRVLFQFVKLKPQEILELGRDFKDPNGQSPTAQQLEKIAEAKRTRSILLQSAGAMLTEKFKNWWKQGDYRFRFEADGDHFRIWVADDRRPQEVELENRSTGLQWFLSFYLVFLVESLGEHKQAVLLLDEPGMSLHPLAQRNLSAFFENLAETNQLIYTSHSPFLVDADHLERARKVYIAADGSTKATPDLRHVEGDEGQAGAAYAVHSALNLNVAESLLLGCQPIIVEGASDQHYLTAIKSLLLAEKKIAPTRELVFPPSGGAKTARVVASILSGRDEKLPIVLLDGDGPGKRMAGELTSGPYASDKKKVISIADFVGFDLAEIEDLFPPKFLADEIDRLERSPEERLSDTIRDGEPFVGQVQAWAAKQKVSLPPYWKVELAKRAKQRALTVGAAKFNDAVIERWVNLFNAFLEVGG; this comes from the coding sequence ATGAAGTTGATCAGATTTCGAGTTACCAATTTTCGTTCTGTGAAGGACAGCGGCTGGCTTGACGTTGAGGCGGTAACAGCGCTGATCGGCGTCAACGAGTCTGGAAAGACGAACCTCCTGCTGCCGCTGTGGAAATTGAATCCTGCGAGAGATGGAGAATTGCAGCCTACGTCTGACTATCCCAAAACTATGTTCGGCGAAATTCGTGACGCGCCGTCAAAGTATCAATTTGTCGAAGCTGAATTCGAGTGCGGGCCAATTTCTGCGGTCATTGCAAAAGCCGCAGGCCTCTCAATTGAGGAAGCGAGAACCGTCATCGTCGCTCGATCATATGACGGCACTTATTCTATTTCATTCCCCAATCACGCCCCGACGAGGGAAAAGCCCAAGCACGTCATTGCCGATGCGCTGACAGCATTGATTAATGACGTGCAAGCAGCGAAGGCGCTCAAACAGGAGGAAGAACTTCAAGCGGAGATCATTCGCCGCCTCCGTCAGGCCGAAGAGGGGCTACCGGCCGCTCAAAAACTAGATGCTCAGCAATTGACTGATCTAAGAAATTCGCTCGCGAGCCTGATACCCGAAAATCCGGCAAAGACCAGTGTGATTGTACCGATGGTCCAACAACAGGTAGATGCACTGAATGAAGACATTGCAAAAATCACTGCTGAGCTCCCCAGTCAAAAGGCGGGGGTGTTGGAGGCCGTTACCCCAGCCTTGCCGAAGTTCGTTTATTATTCCAACTATGGCAATTTAGACTCAGAAATTTACCTTCCACATGTAGTGCAAAATCTTGAGCGCAAAGACCTTGGAGCAAAGGAAGCCGCCAAGGCGCGCACACTTCGAGTTCTTTTCCAGTTCGTAAAGTTGAAACCACAGGAAATCTTGGAACTCGGTCGGGATTTCAAAGATCCTAATGGACAAAGTCCGACGGCTCAGCAGCTAGAGAAAATTGCGGAAGCGAAACGTACTCGCTCAATTCTTTTGCAATCCGCCGGAGCTATGCTGACAGAGAAATTCAAAAATTGGTGGAAGCAAGGCGATTATCGCTTTCGTTTCGAAGCTGACGGCGATCACTTTCGCATTTGGGTTGCCGATGACCGACGACCACAAGAAGTAGAACTAGAAAATCGAAGTACCGGGCTTCAATGGTTCCTAAGCTTTTATCTGGTTTTCCTCGTCGAAAGCTTGGGTGAACACAAGCAGGCTGTCTTACTACTAGATGAGCCAGGCATGTCACTGCATCCTCTAGCCCAAAGAAATCTGTCGGCGTTCTTCGAGAATTTGGCCGAGACAAACCAACTCATCTATACTTCGCATTCTCCTTTTCTTGTCGACGCAGACCATCTAGAGCGAGCACGAAAGGTTTACATCGCTGCAGATGGATCAACGAAAGCGACGCCAGATTTGCGACACGTGGAAGGAGACGAAGGACAGGCCGGGGCTGCTTATGCCGTTCACTCTGCTCTGAACCTGAATGTAGCTGAAAGTTTACTTCTCGGATGCCAGCCAATCATTGTGGAAGGCGCGTCAGATCAACATTATCTGACCGCGATTAAGTCTCTTCTCCTAGCGGAAAAGAAAATAGCACCGACACGTGAATTAGTGTTCCCTCCTTCCGGCGGAGCAAAGACAGCACGTGTGGTTGCGAGCATACTCTCAGGTCGAGATGAGAAATTGCCAATAGTGCTCTTGGATGGAGACGGCCCAGGAAAGCGTATGGCAGGTGAGTTGACATCAGGTCCCTACGCCTCCGATAAGAAAAAGGTAATTTCAATTGCCGATTTTGTCGGGTTTGACTTGGCGGAAATCGAAGATCTTTTTCCTCCCAAATTTCTGGCCGATGAGATTGATCGACTTGAACGTAGTCCTGAAGAGCGGCTTTCCGATACAATTCGTGATGGCGAGCCCTTCGTCGGCCAAGTCCAAGCATGGGCCGCCAAGCAGAAGGTTAGTCTTCCGCCCTACTGGAAAGTCGAACTTGCCAAGAGAGCTAAGCAGAGAGCACTGACTGTTGGAGCCGCCAAGTTCAACGACGCCGTGATTGAGCGATGGGTGAATCTGTTTAATGCTTTCCTCGAAGTGGGCGGATAG
- a CDS encoding hypothetical protein (product_source=Hypo-rule applied) has product MTSTYYVSFRLHNKTINGKTYDERRQDLVANANDNQGLWDDTTSFLIVESNLDTNAFSAKVCSGLSASHDTVLVFDTSDMSACCFGKIEHLDVLKSFFPTLKKIA; this is encoded by the coding sequence ATGACCTCTACTTACTACGTTAGCTTTAGGCTACATAATAAGACTATCAACGGAAAGACCTACGACGAGCGTCGGCAAGATCTTGTCGCAAATGCTAACGACAACCAAGGCCTTTGGGACGACACAACATCATTCCTCATCGTCGAATCTAACTTAGATACGAACGCCTTTTCCGCAAAGGTATGCAGCGGCCTCAGCGCCAGCCACGATACTGTACTGGTGTTCGACACTAGCGACATGTCGGCTTGCTGCTTCGGCAAAATCGAACACTTGGATGTGTTGAAGTCGTTCTTTCCGACATTGAAAAAAATCGCATGA